From a region of the Panicum virgatum strain AP13 chromosome 2K, P.virgatum_v5, whole genome shotgun sequence genome:
- the LOC120675344 gene encoding fasciclin-like arabinogalactan protein 2 encodes MARSRPAVLLSLAVVALAATALAPAPAAATKYNITKLLAPYKQYSRFNEMLSRTRLAYDINRRQTITVLAVDNAAMSALDHYSLQTIRHILSLHVLVDYYGDKKLKKLAHGSTASSSMYQATGAASGMSGYVNITRKDGKVSFTTDDADATAKPTRYIRSIKEYPYDIAVLEVSSIISSADAEAPVPPPAPVDLVELLSKKYCKSFASLLSANADVLRTLNETKDNGLTLFCPVDSAVAAFAATYKNLTAKAKTAILLYHGVPDYFSLQLLKSNNGMVTTLATASENKKDYSYDVQNKGETVTLQTRVVTSSITATVGDMEPLAVYAVNKFLKPKEIFKVVEAPAPAPEPSKKKSKAADGGDDSSDDSGDVTADKGDAAPAAMLARWVAAATTAVAAFALMG; translated from the exons ATGGCGAGGAGCCGCCCGGCCGTCCTCTTGTCCCTCGCCGTTGTGGCGTTGGCGGCCACGGCGctggctccggcgccggcggcggcgaccaagTACAACATCACCAAGCTGCTGGCGCCGTACAAGCAGTACTCGAGGTTCAACGAGATGCTGTCCAGGACGCGGCTGGCGTACGACATCAACCGGCGGCAGACCATCAcggtgctcgccgtcgacaaCGCGGCCATGTCGGCGCTGGACCACTACTCGCTGCAGACCATCCGGCACATCCTCTCGCTGCACGTCCTCGTCGACTACTACGGCGacaagaagctcaagaagctcgCCCACGGCTCCACCGCCTCTTCCTCCATGTATCAG GCCACCGGCGCCGCGTCAGGCATGTCCGGGTACGTGAACATCACCCGCAAGGACGGCAAGGTCAGCTTCACGAcggacgacgccgacgccaccgcGAAGCCCACCCGGTACATCAGGTCCATCAAGGAGTACCCCTACGACATCGCGGTGCTCGAGGTGAGCTCCATCATCTCCTCCGCCGACGCCGAggcgcccgtgccgccgccggcgcccgtcgACCTCGTCGAGCTCCTCTCCAAGAAGTACTGCAAGTCCTTCGCGTCCCTCCTCTCGGCCAACGCCGACGTGCTCCGCACCTTGAACGAGACCAAGGACAACGGGCTGACGCTCTTCTGCCCCGTCGACTCCGCCGTCGCGGCGTTCGCGGCCACCTACAAGAACCTCACGGCCAAGGCCAAGACGGCCATCCTGCTCTACCACGGCGTGCCGGACTACTTCTCGCTGCAGCTGCTCAAGTCCAACAACGGCATGGTCACCACGCTCGCCACCGCCAGCGAGAACAAGAAGGACTACAGCTACGACGTGCAGAACAAGGGCGAGACGGTCACCCTCCAGACCAGGGTCGTCACCTCCAGCATCACGGCCACCGTCGGCGACATGGAGCCGCTCGCCGTCTACGCCGTGAACAAGTTCCTCAAGCCGAAGGAGATATTCAAGGTCGTCGAGGCACCCGCGCCCGCACCAGAGCCGTCCAAGAAGAAGAGCAAGGCAGCTGACGGCGGAGATGACTCGTCCGACGATTCCGGCGACGTGACGGCCGACAAGGGCGACGCTGCGCCAGCCGCCATGCTCGCTCGGTGGGTGGCCGCAGCCACAACAGCGGTAGCGGCATTTGCGTTGATGGGCTAA